The Sinomonas sp. P10A9 genome includes a window with the following:
- a CDS encoding TetR/AcrR family transcriptional regulator: protein MSIEPRAATTRSPRLPRDERRAQLLAAALEVFAAHGYHGAAMDEIAETAQVSKPVLYQHFPSKRELYIALLDSHLASLTDIMKSALGSTTDNRERVNAVIRAYFDFIAADDQAHRIVFQSDLVNDPDVASRLEKFNRGFSEAIAEVIASDTRLPLVEAQILGRGLAGLAQVSARYWLETSNSLDIGVAADLVSRLAWKGISRFPKEA from the coding sequence CGCTCCCCCAGACTCCCCCGCGACGAGAGGCGGGCACAGCTCCTTGCGGCGGCGCTCGAGGTCTTCGCCGCCCACGGCTATCACGGGGCCGCCATGGACGAGATCGCCGAGACGGCGCAGGTCAGCAAGCCTGTCCTCTACCAGCACTTCCCGTCCAAGCGGGAGCTGTACATCGCGCTCCTCGACAGCCACCTCGCGTCGCTGACCGACATCATGAAGTCGGCCCTCGGCTCGACCACGGACAACCGAGAGCGCGTGAATGCCGTCATCCGCGCGTACTTCGACTTCATCGCCGCCGACGATCAGGCCCACCGGATCGTCTTCCAGTCCGATCTGGTCAACGATCCAGACGTCGCCTCGCGCCTTGAGAAGTTCAACCGCGGCTTCTCCGAGGCTATCGCGGAGGTCATAGCCTCCGACACGAGGCTCCCCCTCGTCGAGGCCCAGATCCTCGGCCGCGGGCTTGCCGGCCTCGCGCAGGTCAGTGCCCGCTACTGGCTTGAGACATCGAACTCGCTCGACATCGGCGTTGCGGCAGATCTCGTCTCGCGGCTCGCATGGAAGGGAATCTCACGGTTCCCCAAAGAGGCCTAA
- a CDS encoding DUF3107 domain-containing protein yields the protein MEVKIGIQNIGRELVLESTKDADEVAKLVSEAISGGKELRLEDEKGRQVIVPASVIGYVELGAQETRRVGFGAL from the coding sequence GTGGAAGTAAAGATCGGCATCCAGAACATCGGCCGTGAGCTCGTCCTCGAGTCCACGAAGGACGCGGACGAGGTCGCAAAGCTCGTCTCCGAGGCGATCTCGGGCGGCAAGGAGCTCCGCCTCGAGGACGAGAAGGGCCGTCAGGTGATCGTGCCGGCGTCCGTCATCGGCTACGTGGAGCTCGGCGCACAGGAGACGCGCCGCGTGGGCTTCGGCGCCCTCTGA
- a CDS encoding 4a-hydroxytetrahydrobiopterin dehydratase, giving the protein MAHEPLTQEQIEAELARLVGWSHVDGGLAIVYKLRTSAKALEFIAAVGEVAEELNHHPDLDWRYNRVILRFSSHDAGSVVTARDVEAADRCTLRAAALDAVAQPWGR; this is encoded by the coding sequence ATGGCACACGAGCCGTTGACCCAGGAACAGATCGAGGCGGAGCTCGCGAGGCTTGTCGGCTGGAGTCATGTGGACGGAGGCCTTGCTATCGTCTACAAGCTGCGCACTTCGGCCAAGGCGCTCGAGTTCATCGCCGCGGTCGGGGAGGTGGCCGAGGAACTCAACCATCACCCCGACCTCGACTGGCGGTACAACCGGGTCATCCTGCGCTTCTCCTCGCACGATGCCGGGTCCGTCGTCACGGCCAGGGACGTTGAAGCCGCGGATCGCTGCACGCTGCGGGCCGCGGCCCTCGACGCGGTTGCTCAGCCCTGGGGTCGCTAG